From Streptomyces durmitorensis, a single genomic window includes:
- a CDS encoding HAD family hydrolase, which translates to MARLHLFDLDGTLLHGTAAPVEISRQLGLEAEIAELERDFVARRIDSPQYAVRVHTLWAELTDAQVTAAFEGAPWLMGIRETWAEIREGGDYCAVISLSPSFFVERLLGWGAHAAYGSVFPAVPFTEPVNPTGILNAAAKVKIANRLCEEFGVGRSDCVAYGDSLSDVELFGAVPVSVAVNADQRLVGLATHSYVGRDLRKAYELVRAAW; encoded by the coding sequence ATGGCACGCCTTCACCTCTTCGACCTGGACGGAACGCTGCTGCACGGAACGGCAGCGCCCGTGGAGATCTCGCGCCAGCTCGGCCTCGAAGCTGAGATCGCGGAGCTGGAACGGGACTTCGTGGCCCGGCGGATCGACTCGCCCCAGTACGCGGTGCGTGTGCACACCCTGTGGGCGGAACTCACGGACGCGCAGGTCACGGCCGCTTTCGAGGGAGCGCCGTGGCTGATGGGGATCCGGGAGACCTGGGCCGAGATCCGGGAGGGCGGCGACTACTGCGCGGTGATCTCGCTGTCGCCGTCGTTCTTTGTGGAGCGGCTGCTCGGCTGGGGCGCACATGCCGCGTATGGATCGGTTTTCCCCGCTGTGCCGTTCACCGAGCCGGTGAATCCGACGGGCATTCTCAATGCCGCGGCCAAGGTGAAGATCGCGAACCGGCTCTGTGAAGAGTTCGGGGTGGGGCGGTCCGATTGCGTCGCTTATGGCGACTCGCTCTCTGACGTGGAGCTGTTCGGAGCGGTGCCTGTATCGGTCGCTGTCAATGCGGATCAGCGGCTGGTCGGGCTCGCCACCCACTCTTATGTCGGGCGGGATCTGCGTAAGGCGTATGAATTGGTGCGTGCCGCCTGGTAA
- a CDS encoding globin domain-containing protein, whose product MDAPTTTSAGNGTSGDSGGGGGWFTPRKAPKPSEGGEPTQPEGSEPEAAESRRVSAIRPLGRSGAASTSAPEARPAPEAERERAADERIPAARDAAEPASAPAAAQSAPHAPASHPEPRPERVPEPRQQPPQGQPGSPQPQAAPQAQAQAQAQPRPEPRPVPQGSPDAIRVQRTMAEIGPVADKVTSYFYALLFTRHPDLRPLFPAAMDTQRDRLLKALLTAAEHIDNTEVLTAYLKNLGRGHRKYGTRPEHYPAVGECLIGSLSRYGSAVWDEETEAAWVRTYTTISQIMIDAAAADELRAPAWWFAEVVSHDLRTPDIAVVTVRPDQPYPFLAGQYTSLETPWWPRIWRHYSFASAPRSDGLLSFHVKAVPAGWVSNALVHHARPGDVLRLGAPAGSMTVDHTTDSGLLCLGGGTGIAPIKALVEDVAEHGERRPVEVFYGARTDHDLYDIDTMLRLQQTHPWLSVRPVVDDHAQFPDAVREYGPWNEYDAYLSGPPGMIRSGVDALRDIGIPAGRIRHDSVEELVAAAD is encoded by the coding sequence ATGGACGCTCCGACCACCACGTCGGCGGGCAACGGCACTTCCGGCGACAGCGGCGGTGGAGGCGGCTGGTTCACCCCACGCAAGGCGCCGAAGCCGTCGGAGGGCGGCGAGCCGACACAGCCCGAGGGCAGTGAGCCCGAGGCGGCCGAGAGCCGCCGTGTGTCCGCCATACGACCGCTGGGCAGGTCCGGCGCCGCGTCCACATCCGCTCCGGAGGCCCGGCCCGCGCCTGAGGCCGAGCGCGAGCGCGCTGCCGACGAGCGAATACCGGCCGCCCGGGACGCGGCGGAACCGGCGTCCGCTCCGGCCGCGGCGCAGAGCGCTCCCCACGCCCCGGCATCACATCCCGAGCCGCGCCCCGAGCGTGTACCGGAACCACGGCAGCAGCCTCCTCAGGGACAGCCCGGCAGCCCGCAGCCGCAGGCCGCCCCCCAGGCGCAGGCACAGGCCCAGGCGCAGCCGCGGCCCGAACCGAGGCCCGTCCCCCAGGGCTCCCCCGACGCGATCCGCGTCCAGCGCACGATGGCCGAAATAGGCCCCGTCGCCGACAAGGTGACCTCGTACTTCTACGCGCTGCTCTTCACCCGCCACCCCGACCTGCGCCCCCTGTTCCCCGCCGCGATGGACACCCAGCGCGACCGGCTGCTCAAGGCGCTGCTGACCGCGGCGGAGCACATCGACAACACCGAGGTACTCACCGCGTACCTGAAGAACCTGGGCCGCGGACACCGCAAGTACGGCACCCGGCCCGAGCACTACCCGGCCGTCGGCGAGTGTCTGATCGGCTCGCTCAGCCGGTACGGGAGCGCGGTCTGGGACGAGGAGACCGAGGCCGCGTGGGTCCGGACGTACACGACGATCTCCCAGATCATGATCGACGCGGCCGCCGCGGATGAACTGCGTGCCCCCGCCTGGTGGTTCGCCGAGGTCGTCTCGCACGACCTCAGGACGCCTGACATCGCTGTCGTCACCGTCCGGCCCGACCAGCCCTATCCCTTCCTCGCAGGCCAGTACACGAGCCTGGAGACGCCCTGGTGGCCGCGGATCTGGCGGCACTACTCGTTCGCTTCGGCACCGCGCTCCGACGGGCTGCTCTCGTTCCATGTGAAGGCCGTCCCCGCGGGCTGGGTCTCCAACGCCCTGGTGCACCACGCACGGCCGGGTGACGTCCTGCGTCTTGGCGCGCCCGCAGGCTCGATGACCGTCGACCACACGACCGACAGCGGCTTGCTCTGTCTGGGCGGCGGCACCGGTATCGCCCCCATCAAGGCGCTCGTCGAGGACGTCGCCGAGCATGGCGAACGGCGCCCGGTCGAGGTCTTCTACGGCGCCCGTACCGACCACGACCTGTACGACATCGACACGATGCTGCGCCTCCAGCAGACCCACCCGTGGCTCTCGGTCCGCCCGGTCGTCGATGACCACGCCCAGTTCCCGGACGCCGTGCGCGAGTACGGCCCCTGGAACGAGTACGACGCCTACCTCTCGGGCCCGCCCGGCATGATCCGCAGCGGCGTGGACGCGCTGCGGGACATCGGCATCCCGGCCGGCCGGATCCGCCACGACTCCGTGGAAGAACTGGTGGCCGCGGCCGACTGA
- a CDS encoding NUDIX domain-containing protein gives MTVRPVVKRTARAILLDGDDLILIKRTKPGVDPYWLTPGGGVEPEDATVVDALHREVHEELGAKISDVVPCFVDTVEHIGEDGGATGVKVQHFFVCRLESMDISLRHGPEMEEPCGEYEIVHVPFTRVGIASVHLVPLSLRHYLDGNIEGVRAMHAPDLG, from the coding sequence ATGACCGTCCGACCCGTGGTCAAGCGCACCGCACGCGCCATCCTGCTCGATGGCGACGACCTGATCCTGATCAAGCGGACTAAGCCCGGCGTCGATCCCTACTGGCTCACCCCCGGTGGCGGCGTGGAGCCGGAGGACGCGACCGTCGTCGACGCGCTCCATCGTGAGGTGCACGAGGAGCTCGGCGCCAAGATCTCCGACGTCGTGCCCTGCTTCGTGGACACCGTCGAGCACATCGGCGAGGACGGTGGCGCGACCGGCGTCAAAGTCCAGCACTTCTTCGTCTGCCGCCTTGAGTCCATGGACATCTCGCTGCGGCACGGCCCGGAGATGGAGGAGCCGTGCGGCGAGTACGAGATCGTCCACGTGCCCTTCACCCGGGTCGGGATCGCCTCGGTCCATCTAGTTCCGCTGTCGCTGCGGCACTATCTGGACGGCAACATCGAGGGCGTACGCGCGATGCACGCCCCTGATCTGGGCTGA
- a CDS encoding LysR family transcriptional regulator, translated as MDLALLRTFVTVHRAGSFTRAAALLGLSQPAVTSQIRTLERQLGRPLFLRQARGVTPTTIGDELAHKAAPHLDALVEIAETGLEEDSSVRTLHLAGPLEFTAARALPALTTLTGQDGQGFALRASFGNAEEVLEGLSAGHHDLAITTARPRGPLVTATPLCDEEHVLVAGPPLAARIGPGKLRRKGASVLENLPVVEVHESLPLVARYWAAVFDTRPAASGAVIVPDLRAVLACVANGAGLAVLPRYLCAPALKSGEVVALLDPAVPPLRTYFLAVRTGTLAMPHIARAHEWLLRAAVDWA; from the coding sequence GTGGATCTGGCCCTGCTGCGCACGTTTGTGACCGTGCACCGGGCCGGCTCCTTCACGCGCGCGGCCGCCCTGCTCGGCCTCTCGCAGCCCGCCGTGACGTCGCAGATACGCACCCTTGAGCGGCAGCTGGGACGCCCCCTGTTCCTGCGCCAGGCGCGCGGCGTGACCCCCACGACCATCGGGGACGAGCTCGCCCACAAGGCCGCGCCGCACCTCGACGCCCTGGTGGAGATCGCCGAGACGGGGCTCGAAGAGGACTCCTCGGTACGCACCCTTCACCTCGCGGGGCCTTTGGAGTTCACCGCGGCCCGCGCCTTACCCGCTCTCACCACGCTGACCGGGCAGGACGGACAGGGCTTCGCGCTGCGTGCCTCGTTCGGCAACGCGGAAGAGGTCCTCGAAGGGCTCTCCGCCGGGCACCACGACCTGGCCATCACCACGGCCCGGCCACGCGGCCCGCTGGTCACCGCGACGCCTCTCTGCGACGAGGAGCACGTCCTGGTCGCGGGCCCGCCCTTGGCCGCCCGCATCGGCCCCGGCAAGCTGCGCCGCAAGGGCGCCTCCGTGCTCGAGAACCTGCCGGTGGTGGAGGTGCACGAGTCGCTGCCGCTGGTCGCCCGCTACTGGGCCGCCGTCTTCGACACCCGTCCGGCCGCATCGGGCGCCGTCATTGTGCCGGACCTTCGGGCGGTGCTCGCCTGCGTCGCCAACGGGGCCGGGCTCGCCGTGCTGCCGCGCTATCTCTGTGCGCCCGCTCTGAAGAGTGGCGAGGTCGTGGCCCTGCTGGACCCCGCGGTGCCCCCGCTGCGCACGTATTTCCTCGCCGTACGCACCGGCACGCTCGCGATGCCGCACATCGCGCGGGCGCACGAGTGGCTGCTGCGTGCTGCCGTCGACTGGGCTTGA
- a CDS encoding cystathionine gamma-lyase translates to MTDSAAISAGNGAGTGAAAGTGMGDGTRAVRAGLPEPVKHEPTLPGPVFAAHFHLPGDPTGPYTYGRDDNPTWTLLEQAIGELEAPGKAPGEAPGEAPGEAPGEGSDGAAGTDVETLVFASGMAAISAVLFSQLRAGDAVVLPDDGYQALPLVREQLTAYGIEVRTAPTGGDAQLDVLDGAKLLWIETPSNPGLDVCDVRRLADAAHARGALVAVDNTLATPLGQRPLELGADFSVASGTKMLTGHGDILLGYVACRDAELTAAVRRWRKIVGAIPGPMEAWLAHRSLATLQLRADRQNANALALAEALRGRDEVTGLRYPGLPDDPSHKIASQQMRRFGCVVSFTLPSREHADRFLDALRLVDDATSFGGVRSTAERRGRWGGDAVAEGFIRLSAGSEDPDDLVADVLRALDESAG, encoded by the coding sequence ATGACGGACTCCGCAGCGATATCCGCGGGCAACGGCGCAGGCACCGGCGCGGCAGCGGGCACCGGGATGGGCGACGGCACGAGAGCGGTGCGGGCCGGCCTCCCCGAGCCCGTGAAGCACGAACCGACCCTCCCGGGCCCGGTGTTCGCCGCCCACTTCCACCTGCCGGGCGATCCGACCGGGCCGTACACCTACGGACGCGACGACAACCCGACCTGGACCCTTCTCGAGCAGGCCATCGGCGAGCTCGAGGCGCCGGGTAAGGCCCCGGGTGAGGCTCCGGGCGAGGCCCCGGGCGAGGCCCCGGGCGAGGGCAGTGACGGGGCCGCCGGCACCGACGTCGAGACCCTGGTCTTCGCCTCCGGGATGGCCGCCATCTCCGCGGTGCTCTTCTCCCAGCTGCGCGCCGGTGACGCGGTGGTCCTGCCGGACGACGGCTATCAGGCGCTGCCCCTGGTCAGGGAGCAGCTCACCGCGTACGGCATCGAGGTGCGCACCGCCCCGACCGGCGGCGACGCCCAGCTCGACGTCCTGGACGGCGCCAAGCTGCTGTGGATCGAGACCCCGTCGAACCCGGGCCTCGACGTGTGCGACGTGCGGCGCCTCGCCGACGCGGCACACGCGCGTGGGGCCCTGGTGGCGGTCGACAACACCCTGGCCACGCCGCTCGGCCAGCGCCCCCTCGAACTCGGCGCGGACTTCTCCGTGGCCAGCGGCACCAAGATGCTCACCGGCCACGGCGACATCCTCCTCGGGTACGTCGCCTGCCGCGATGCCGAGTTGACCGCTGCCGTGCGGCGCTGGCGCAAGATCGTCGGGGCCATCCCGGGGCCGATGGAGGCCTGGCTGGCGCATCGCTCGCTCGCCACGCTCCAGCTGCGCGCCGACCGCCAGAACGCCAATGCCCTGGCCCTGGCCGAGGCCCTGCGGGGCCGCGACGAAGTGACCGGGCTTCGCTACCCGGGGCTGCCGGACGACCCCTCGCACAAGATCGCCTCGCAGCAGATGCGACGCTTCGGGTGCGTGGTCTCCTTCACGCTGCCCTCACGCGAGCATGCCGACCGGTTCCTCGACGCACTGCGTCTCGTGGACGACGCGACGAGCTTCGGCGGCGTGCGTTCCACCGCGGAGCGGCGTGGGCGCTGGGGCGGGGACGCCGTCGCGGAGGGCTTCATCCGCCTCTCCGCCGGGTCCGAGGACCCCGACGACCTGGTCGCGGACGTGCTGCGCGCGCTGGACGAGTCCGCGGGCTGA
- a CDS encoding low molecular weight protein-tyrosine-phosphatase: MAFSVCFVCIGNICRSPMAESVFRARVDEAGLGGLVVVDSAGTDGWHEGDGADPRTVTVLAAAGYESDHVARRFRASWFSRLDLVIALDSGHHRALRRLAPTPADADKVRLLRSYDPVAADLGDLDVPDPYYGDDDGFEECLRMVEAASDGLLDAVREAREGRAA, encoded by the coding sequence ATGGCCTTCTCCGTGTGCTTCGTCTGCATCGGCAACATCTGCCGGTCCCCCATGGCCGAGTCCGTCTTCCGCGCGCGGGTCGACGAGGCCGGACTCGGTGGCCTGGTCGTGGTGGACAGTGCGGGCACCGACGGCTGGCACGAGGGGGACGGCGCCGATCCGCGCACCGTCACCGTCCTGGCGGCGGCCGGCTATGAGAGCGACCACGTGGCGCGCCGCTTCCGGGCCTCCTGGTTCTCCCGGCTCGACCTGGTGATCGCCCTGGACTCCGGCCACCACCGGGCCCTGCGCCGCCTCGCGCCCACACCGGCCGACGCGGACAAGGTGCGGCTGCTGCGCTCGTACGACCCCGTGGCCGCCGACCTGGGCGACCTGGACGTCCCCGATCCGTACTACGGGGACGACGACGGGTTCGAGGAGTGCCTGAGAATGGTGGAGGCGGCGAGCGACGGCTTGCTCGACGCCGTACGCGAAGCAAGGGAAGGGCGGGCGGCATGA
- a CDS encoding phage holin family protein produces MKNFVVKTIANAAALAVAVWLLDKITLTGDSTGKKTLTLIVVALLFGLVNFLVKPIVKVLTFPLFILTLGLITLVVNALMLLLTSWLADKFDLSFHVDGFWTAVLGGLIISIVSWAMNVVLPDDKD; encoded by the coding sequence ATGAAGAATTTCGTAGTCAAGACGATCGCCAACGCGGCGGCCCTGGCCGTCGCCGTGTGGCTCCTCGACAAGATCACCCTGACCGGCGACAGCACGGGCAAGAAGACGCTCACGCTGATCGTCGTCGCGCTGCTCTTCGGCCTGGTGAACTTCCTGGTCAAGCCGATCGTGAAGGTGCTCACCTTCCCGCTGTTCATCCTGACGCTCGGCCTGATCACGCTCGTGGTCAACGCCCTGATGCTGCTGCTGACCTCGTGGCTGGCCGACAAGTTCGACCTGAGTTTCCACGTCGACGGGTTCTGGACCGCCGTCCTGGGCGGCCTGATCATCTCGATCGTGTCCTGGGCGATGAACGTCGTCCTGCCCGACGACAAGGACTGA
- a CDS encoding cupin domain-containing protein, whose protein sequence is MKAFRLDELETERAANDGAYLQFLRERNMSVGLYALDAGESDPQQPHQQDEVYMIVSGRASITVGMETTQVARGSVVYVPAGVAHKFHHISEDLRVLVVFSPPEG, encoded by the coding sequence ATGAAGGCATTCCGGCTGGATGAACTGGAGACGGAGCGCGCCGCGAACGACGGCGCGTATCTGCAGTTTCTGCGTGAGCGGAACATGTCGGTCGGGCTGTACGCGCTCGACGCCGGGGAGTCGGATCCGCAGCAGCCGCATCAGCAGGACGAGGTGTACATGATCGTCAGCGGCCGGGCGTCGATCACGGTCGGCATGGAGACCACCCAAGTCGCGCGCGGCAGTGTCGTGTACGTGCCGGCCGGGGTCGCGCACAAGTTCCACCACATCAGCGAGGACCTGCGTGTGCTCGTCGTCTTCTCACCGCCCGAAGGCTGA
- a CDS encoding DUF5326 family protein, which yields MAAQEIFSGLPWWVKWIAVPVIALVVFGGLIASVVGFVVGLLFKALIFVALVGGLIYVVRKFISGSTSSRSDW from the coding sequence ATGGCAGCGCAGGAGATCTTCTCGGGATTGCCGTGGTGGGTGAAGTGGATCGCGGTGCCGGTCATCGCCCTGGTCGTGTTCGGCGGTTTGATAGCGAGCGTCGTGGGATTCGTGGTCGGCCTGTTGTTCAAGGCACTGATTTTCGTCGCGCTGGTGGGTGGACTCATCTACGTCGTACGGAAGTTCATATCCGGCTCCACCTCTTCGCGCAGCGATTGGTGA
- a CDS encoding IclR family transcriptional regulator, translated as MRLLEAASAHQEGAPAKQLAREAGLALPTAYHLLRTLTHEGYLRREKGVFVLGEAAERLSASGAEQNRRGMIGEALEHWRDSIGVPVYFAVYREGEIEVVAVADTPGNPAVEEWADFRETGHAHAIGQCLLAQLDDEQRQDHLSRYPVQSITPYSVRDDRSFMRRLDGMGRMKPVVERQEYALGTVCAAIPVTAGNTAATMAISVPAYQADRLLPAAERLQNELGRLLGTLAFSISI; from the coding sequence ATGCGGTTGCTGGAAGCCGCCTCCGCGCATCAGGAGGGCGCGCCTGCCAAGCAGTTGGCCCGGGAGGCCGGGCTGGCGCTGCCCACGGCGTACCACCTGCTGCGCACGCTGACCCACGAGGGCTACCTCCGCCGGGAGAAGGGCGTGTTCGTGCTCGGCGAGGCGGCTGAGCGGCTGAGCGCCAGTGGGGCGGAGCAGAATCGTCGCGGCATGATCGGCGAGGCCCTGGAGCACTGGCGCGATTCCATCGGGGTGCCGGTGTATTTCGCCGTCTACCGCGAGGGCGAGATCGAGGTCGTGGCCGTCGCGGACACGCCGGGGAATCCGGCGGTCGAGGAGTGGGCCGACTTCCGCGAGACGGGACACGCCCATGCGATCGGGCAGTGTCTGCTCGCCCAACTCGACGACGAGCAGCGCCAGGATCATCTCTCCCGCTATCCGGTGCAGTCGATCACTCCGTACTCGGTCCGTGACGACCGGAGTTTCATGCGCCGTCTGGACGGGATGGGCCGGATGAAGCCCGTGGTGGAGCGGCAGGAGTACGCGCTGGGAACGGTCTGCGCCGCGATTCCGGTCACCGCGGGCAACACGGCGGCCACGATGGCGATTTCCGTACCCGCCTATCAAGCAGATCGGCTACTTCCTGCAGCTGAACGGTTGCAGAATGAACTCGGAAGGCTACTAGGGACACTTGCCTTCTCTATCAGCATCTGA